Proteins encoded within one genomic window of Paracoccus sp. MA:
- a CDS encoding SfnB family sulfur acquisition oxidoreductase produces MKTASPPQGVHVIASDAEAIEAARRLAAAFAPGASDRDRDRRLPWQQLDAFTASGLWGITVPREHGGAAVSAVTLARVIAIVAAADGSLAQIPQNHFYALEVLRSGGSPEQRAFFDGLALSGHRFGNALAEIGARDFQRRTRLLRQGDRLLVQGDKFYCTGAIYAHWIPTLVVDEDDRQQLVFIPREAPGVTVTDDWDGFGQRTTGSGSVAFRQVEVRPEWVVPFQSSFERPTPIGPLAQIMHAAIDLGIGQGAFAATLPFIRDRARPWIDAGVERAADDPLLVAGLGEVSVRLRAAEALVDRAGRAVDEAIADPTEFTVAQASLAVAAARALTTTAGLLAASKLFELTGTSATFAEDNLDRHWRNVRTHTLHDPVRWKYHAIGNHSLNGVNPPRHGAI; encoded by the coding sequence ATGAAGACCGCATCTCCTCCGCAGGGCGTGCATGTGATCGCCTCGGATGCCGAGGCCATCGAGGCCGCCCGCCGCCTTGCCGCCGCATTCGCGCCCGGCGCCTCGGACCGCGACCGCGATCGACGGCTGCCCTGGCAGCAGCTCGACGCCTTTACCGCCTCGGGGCTCTGGGGCATCACCGTGCCGCGCGAACATGGCGGCGCGGCGGTTTCGGCCGTCACGCTGGCGCGCGTCATCGCCATCGTCGCGGCGGCCGACGGGTCGCTGGCGCAGATCCCGCAGAACCATTTCTATGCGCTCGAGGTGCTGCGCAGCGGCGGCAGCCCGGAACAGCGCGCCTTCTTCGACGGGCTGGCGCTGTCGGGGCACCGCTTCGGCAATGCGCTGGCGGAAATCGGCGCCCGCGACTTCCAGCGCCGCACCCGGCTGCTGCGCCAGGGCGACCGGCTGCTGGTGCAGGGCGACAAGTTCTATTGCACCGGCGCCATCTATGCGCATTGGATCCCGACGCTGGTCGTGGACGAGGACGACCGCCAGCAACTGGTCTTCATCCCGCGCGAGGCGCCGGGCGTCACCGTCACCGACGACTGGGACGGCTTCGGGCAGCGCACCACCGGCTCGGGCTCGGTCGCGTTCCGGCAGGTCGAGGTGCGGCCGGAATGGGTCGTCCCCTTCCAGTCCAGTTTCGAGCGCCCGACGCCCATCGGCCCGCTGGCGCAGATCATGCACGCGGCCATCGACCTCGGCATCGGCCAGGGCGCGTTTGCCGCCACCCTGCCCTTCATCCGCGACCGCGCCCGGCCATGGATCGACGCCGGGGTCGAACGCGCGGCAGACGACCCGCTGCTGGTCGCCGGCCTGGGCGAGGTCTCGGTCCGGCTGCGTGCGGCCGAGGCGCTCGTGGACCGCGCCGGCCGCGCCGTGGACGAGGCCATCGCCGACCCGACGGAATTCACCGTGGCGCAGGCCTCGCTGGCGGTGGCCGCGGCGCGCGCGCTGACGACGACGGCAGGGCTGCTCGCCGCCTCGAAGCTGTTCGAGCTGACCGGCACCTCGGCCACCTTCGCCGAGGACAACCTGGACCGCCACTGGCGCAATGTGCGCACCCATACGCTGCACGACCCGGTGCGCTGGAAATACCACGCCATCGGCAACCACAGCCTGAACGGCGTCAACCCGCCGCGACACGGAGCGATCTGA
- a CDS encoding LLM class flavin-dependent oxidoreductase, whose translation MARTDKRLGKHIIVNAFNMNCVGHINHGQWTHPRDRSADYIRLDYWTGLARTLERGLFDGLFLADILGTYDIYGGGVDLTLRESVQLPVNDPILLVSAMAAVTQNLGFGVTVNVNQEAPYTFARRISTLDHLTGGRIGWNIVTGYLDSAARAVGRDGLTGHDLRYDQADEYLDVLYKLWEGSWDDDAVIRDRDARVYADPAKVRRIVHHGRFYDVEGWHLSEPSPQRTPVLFQAGTSGRGQQFAARHAECVFISAPDKALARKASRSIREAVVAAGRRPEDVKVILGINVVTDHNAAAAQEKLAEYRAHSSPEAGLAHFAASTGIDFARYGLDDPIPYGPTNAIQSAATLAESRGWTKRDLLGQLALGGRYPLAVGDPAEVADELESWIREGEIDGFNLTRLVTPETYEDFADLIVPELQDRGSYKTGYAQGTLRRKLFGQGDRLPERHSAQAFRPAAALAAE comes from the coding sequence ATGGCCCGCACGGACAAGCGCCTTGGCAAGCATATCATCGTCAACGCCTTCAACATGAACTGCGTGGGCCATATCAACCACGGGCAATGGACGCATCCGCGCGACCGTTCCGCGGATTACATCCGGCTGGACTATTGGACCGGGCTGGCGCGCACGCTGGAGCGGGGCCTGTTCGACGGGCTGTTCCTGGCCGACATCCTGGGCACCTACGACATCTATGGCGGCGGCGTCGACCTGACGCTGCGCGAGTCGGTGCAGCTGCCGGTGAACGACCCGATCCTGCTGGTCTCGGCCATGGCGGCGGTGACGCAGAACCTTGGCTTCGGCGTCACGGTGAACGTCAACCAGGAGGCGCCCTATACCTTTGCCCGCCGCATCTCGACCCTCGACCACCTGACCGGGGGACGGATCGGCTGGAACATCGTCACCGGCTATCTGGACAGCGCCGCCCGCGCGGTCGGGCGCGACGGCCTGACCGGCCACGACCTGCGCTATGACCAGGCGGACGAATATCTCGACGTGCTCTACAAGCTGTGGGAGGGGTCCTGGGACGACGACGCGGTGATCCGCGACCGCGACGCCCGTGTCTATGCCGACCCGGCCAAGGTGCGGCGGATTGTGCATCACGGCCGCTTCTACGACGTCGAGGGCTGGCACCTCAGCGAACCCTCGCCCCAGCGCACGCCGGTGCTGTTCCAGGCCGGCACCTCGGGGCGCGGCCAGCAATTCGCGGCGCGGCATGCGGAATGCGTCTTCATCTCGGCCCCGGACAAGGCGCTGGCCCGCAAGGCCTCGCGCAGCATCCGGGAGGCGGTGGTCGCCGCCGGCCGCCGCCCCGAGGACGTCAAGGTCATCCTCGGCATCAATGTCGTGACCGACCACAACGCCGCCGCCGCGCAGGAGAAGCTGGCCGAATACCGCGCCCATTCCAGCCCCGAGGCGGGGCTGGCGCATTTCGCCGCCTCGACCGGCATCGACTTTGCCCGCTACGGCCTCGACGACCCCATCCCCTATGGCCCGACCAACGCGATCCAGTCGGCGGCGACGCTGGCCGAAAGCCGGGGCTGGACCAAGCGCGACCTCCTAGGCCAGCTGGCGCTTGGCGGGCGCTATCCGCTGGCCGTGGGCGACCCGGCCGAGGTCGCGGACGAACTGGAATCCTGGATCCGCGAGGGCGAGATCGACGGCTTCAACCTGACCCGGCTGGTCACCCCCGAAACCTACGAGGATTTCGCCGACCTGATCGTGCCGGAATTGCAGGACCGCGGCAGCTACAAGACCGGATATGCCCAAGGGACGCTGCGCCGCAAGCTGTTCGGCCAGGGCGACAGGCTGCCCGAACGCCACAGCGCCCAGGCCTTTCGCCCGGCAGCCGCCTTGGCGGCCGAATAG
- a CDS encoding methionine ABC transporter permease, which produces MLTPQMIDRLQQAFWDTVLMVSVSAGIAVLVGIPLAVFLVTSGPGGIFPAPRLNRIVGTVVNGFRAVPFIVLLVALIPFTRLVAGTTIGVWAAIVPLAVSATPFFARIAEVSLREVDSGLIEAAQSIGCRRLDIVRHVLLPEALPGIIGGFTITVVTMIGASAMAGAVGAGGLGDVAIRYGYQRFDTTVMLVVIAILILLVSAVQFTGDYAVRRLRAR; this is translated from the coding sequence ATGTTGACGCCTCAGATGATTGATCGCCTGCAACAGGCATTCTGGGATACGGTGCTGATGGTCTCGGTCTCGGCCGGGATCGCGGTGCTGGTGGGGATTCCGCTGGCGGTGTTCCTGGTCACCTCGGGACCGGGCGGCATCTTTCCGGCGCCCCGGCTGAACCGCATCGTCGGCACGGTGGTCAACGGCTTTCGCGCCGTGCCCTTCATCGTGCTGCTGGTGGCGCTGATCCCGTTCACCCGGCTGGTCGCCGGCACCACGATCGGGGTCTGGGCGGCGATCGTGCCGCTGGCGGTTTCGGCGACGCCCTTCTTCGCCCGCATCGCCGAGGTCTCGCTGCGCGAGGTCGATTCCGGGCTGATCGAGGCGGCGCAATCCATCGGCTGCCGCCGCCTCGACATCGTGCGCCATGTCCTGCTGCCCGAGGCGCTGCCGGGCATCATCGGCGGCTTCACCATCACGGTGGTGACGATGATCGGCGCATCCGCCATGGCGGGGGCGGTCGGCGCCGGGGGGCTGGGCGACGTGGCCATCCGCTATGGCTACCAGCGCTTCGACACCACGGTGATGCTGGTGGTCATCGCCATCCTGATCCTGCTGGTCTCGGCCGTGCAGTTCACCGGCGATTACGCGGTGCGCCGGCTGCGGGCGCGCTGA
- a CDS encoding methionine ABC transporter ATP-binding protein, translating to MTGLAANLGRRSAVTELAPAAAAATPALRKAGTVRFEALGKSYASSAGQVQALAGIDLDIRAGEIFGIIGRSGAGKSSLLRTINRLERPSTGRVLVDGEDIAALDEAGLVALRRRVGMVFQHFNLLSAKTVRGNVALPLRVAGLPGGEIARRVDQALELVGLTGKGDTYPSRLSGGQKQRVGIARALVSRPEILLCDEATSALDPETTVSILRLLRDINRRLGLTVVLITHEMSVIREICDRVVVLEAGRIAEQGPVWQVFGAPNHAATQALLQPLQHGLPEDLVQRLRDKRHGAGDETLVELSFLGRNAPDLGQLAAVTGQGAGRGRLRLVSSQLERIQGHSIGKLLVALGPGVAPEALAPLADQTRILGYVDASDD from the coding sequence ATGACGGGCCTGGCTGCAAATCTGGGCCGGCGGAGCGCGGTGACCGAGCTGGCCCCGGCCGCCGCGGCCGCCACCCCGGCGCTGCGCAAGGCGGGGACCGTGCGCTTCGAAGCCCTGGGCAAGAGCTATGCCTCGTCGGCGGGGCAGGTGCAGGCGCTGGCGGGGATCGACCTCGACATCCGCGCGGGCGAGATCTTCGGCATCATCGGCCGCTCGGGGGCGGGCAAGTCCAGCCTCTTGCGCACCATCAACCGGCTGGAGCGGCCCAGCACCGGCCGCGTGCTGGTCGATGGCGAGGATATCGCCGCGCTGGACGAGGCAGGGCTGGTGGCGCTGCGCCGCCGCGTCGGCATGGTGTTCCAGCATTTCAACCTGCTCTCGGCCAAGACCGTGCGGGGCAATGTGGCGCTGCCGCTGCGCGTGGCCGGCCTGCCCGGGGGCGAGATCGCCCGCCGCGTCGACCAGGCGCTGGAGCTGGTCGGCCTGACGGGCAAGGGCGATACCTATCCCTCGCGCCTGTCCGGCGGCCAGAAGCAACGCGTCGGCATCGCCCGCGCACTGGTCAGCCGCCCCGAGATCCTGCTCTGCGACGAGGCGACCTCGGCGCTGGACCCGGAAACGACGGTTTCGATCCTGCGGCTGTTGCGCGACATCAACCGGCGGCTGGGCCTGACCGTGGTGCTCATCACCCATGAGATGAGCGTGATCCGCGAGATCTGCGACCGCGTCGTGGTGCTCGAGGCCGGGCGGATCGCCGAACAGGGCCCGGTCTGGCAGGTGTTCGGCGCGCCGAACCATGCCGCGACGCAGGCGCTGCTGCAGCCCCTGCAGCACGGCCTGCCCGAGGACCTGGTCCAGCGCCTGCGCGACAAGCGGCACGGGGCGGGCGACGAAACGCTGGTCGAGCTGAGCTTTCTGGGCCGCAACGCCCCGGACCTTGGCCAGCTTGCCGCCGTGACGGGGCAAGGGGCGGGGCGGGGCCGGCTGCGGCTGGTCAGCTCGCAGCTGGAACGCATCCAGGGCCATTCCATCGGCAAGCTGCTTGTGGCGCTGGGGCCGGGCGTTGCGCCCGAGGCGCTGGCCCCGCTGGCCGATCAGACAAGGATATTGGGATATGTTGACGCCTCAGATGATTGA
- a CDS encoding MetQ/NlpA family ABC transporter substrate-binding protein, which translates to MKLVTFALAAALSLAGLSASAEALKIGVVPGAYGDAVNVAAEEAKAKGLEVEVIEFSDWTTPNSALASGDIDLNFFQHQPFLENAEKERGYDFEVVGQGILANLGLYSLRHKSVDEIPQGGTVAIANDPVNQGRGLLLLEKSGLIKLREGVGFLGTLDDITENPRALKFTEVEGPQLVRITGDVDLAQGYPHFIVAAGAFDPTSGLAYSGIEDKQFAVSFVSRADNKDDPRIAQFIALFQQSQAVKDQVRHSFADSDKLYILAWQG; encoded by the coding sequence ATGAAACTCGTGACATTCGCCCTTGCCGCCGCGCTGTCGCTGGCCGGGCTGTCCGCCTCGGCCGAGGCGCTGAAGATCGGCGTCGTGCCGGGCGCCTATGGCGATGCCGTGAACGTCGCCGCCGAGGAGGCCAAGGCCAAGGGGCTGGAGGTCGAGGTGATCGAATTCAGCGACTGGACCACGCCCAATTCCGCGCTGGCCAGCGGCGACATCGACCTGAACTTCTTCCAGCACCAGCCCTTCCTCGAGAATGCCGAAAAGGAACGCGGCTATGATTTCGAGGTGGTGGGGCAGGGCATCCTGGCCAATCTCGGCCTTTATTCCCTGCGCCACAAGAGCGTTGACGAGATCCCGCAGGGCGGCACCGTCGCCATCGCGAACGACCCGGTCAATCAGGGGCGCGGCTTGCTGCTGCTGGAGAAATCCGGCCTCATCAAGCTGCGCGAGGGCGTGGGCTTTCTAGGCACGCTGGACGATATCACCGAAAACCCGCGGGCGCTGAAATTCACCGAGGTCGAGGGGCCGCAGCTTGTGCGCATCACCGGCGACGTGGATCTGGCGCAGGGCTATCCGCATTTCATCGTCGCGGCGGGAGCCTTTGATCCGACCTCGGGACTGGCCTATTCCGGCATCGAGGACAAGCAATTCGCCGTCAGCTTCGTGTCCCGCGCCGACAACAAGGATGACCCGCGCATCGCGCAGTTCATCGCGCTGTTCCAGCAGTCGCAGGCGGTCAAGGATCAGGTGCGCCATTCCTTCGCCGACAGCGACAAGCTGTATATCCTCGCGTGGCAAGGCTGA
- a CDS encoding MetQ/NlpA family ABC transporter substrate-binding protein, with protein MSSATRWRTRIPVTVAALMLLAGPAPAGVRIGVTPGALADSINVAAEEAKAQGLEVEVVEFSDWTTPNLALENGDLDANYFQHQAFLDNAVQETGYDLTSVALGILPNIGLYSERYDRLDQLPDGARVAVASDPVNQGRGLALLQTAGLIALRPGVGWKATLDDIADNPKGLKFVEVEGPQLVRAVSDVDLAQGYPAHYVNAGRGDFAGKALIYSGLDDTHFAIRFVTRTDNSDDPEIAGFIRIYQQSQAVRDQIDASNAHNPVLYSLPWLAAAKTQ; from the coding sequence ATGAGTTCAGCAACGAGGTGGAGAACGCGCATCCCTGTCACGGTCGCCGCGCTGATGCTGTTGGCCGGCCCGGCGCCGGCCGGGGTCAGGATCGGCGTGACGCCCGGCGCGCTTGCCGATTCGATCAACGTCGCCGCCGAGGAGGCCAAGGCCCAGGGGCTGGAGGTCGAGGTTGTCGAGTTCAGCGACTGGACCACGCCCAACCTGGCGCTGGAGAATGGCGATCTGGATGCCAACTATTTCCAGCACCAGGCTTTTCTGGACAATGCCGTCCAGGAAACCGGCTATGACCTGACCTCGGTCGCGCTGGGAATCCTGCCCAATATCGGGCTTTATTCGGAACGATACGACCGGCTTGACCAACTGCCGGACGGCGCGCGCGTGGCGGTGGCCAGCGACCCGGTGAACCAGGGGCGGGGCCTTGCGCTGCTGCAGACCGCCGGGCTGATCGCGCTGCGTCCCGGCGTGGGCTGGAAGGCGACGCTGGACGACATCGCCGACAATCCAAAAGGGCTGAAATTCGTCGAGGTCGAGGGGCCGCAGTTGGTCCGCGCCGTGTCGGATGTCGATCTGGCGCAGGGCTATCCGGCCCATTACGTCAATGCCGGACGCGGCGATTTCGCGGGCAAGGCGCTGATCTATTCCGGGCTGGACGACACGCATTTCGCCATCCGCTTCGTGACCCGGACCGACAATTCCGACGATCCCGAGATCGCCGGCTTCATCCGCATCTATCAGCAATCTCAGGCCGTGCGCGACCAGATCGACGCCTCGAATGCCCATAACCCGGTGCTTTACTCGCTGCCCTGGCTGGCAGCGGCCAAGACCCAATAA
- the ssuD gene encoding FMNH2-dependent alkanesulfonate monooxygenase: protein MSIPTPDKIRVLWFLPTHGDSRYLGTADGGRAVNLPYLRQVAQAADSLGYYGVLLPTGRSCEDSWVTAAALASQTEKLRFLVAVRPGLQSPTLAARMTATLDRLSGGRLLINVVTGGDPVENAGDGIHLNHAERYEVTEEFLNVYKALLAGETVNHHGRHLKIEDGKLLFPPLQENGPPLYFGGSSEAASKVASRQIDKYLTWGEPPAQVRDKIESVRRLAATEGREVSFGIRLHVIVRDTNAEAWQAAEQLISRLDDATIAKAQETFARMDSVGQARMAALHGGRRDKLEISPNLWAGVGLVRGGAGTALVGDAETVAERIDEYRRIGIDTFILSGYPHLEEAYSFGERVLPLLPLDHPLPQASLAANMGPFGETIGNDHRPAPPAPRLAVAGG from the coding sequence ATGAGCATCCCTACTCCCGACAAGATCCGCGTGCTCTGGTTCCTGCCGACGCATGGCGACAGCCGCTATCTTGGCACGGCCGACGGCGGCCGGGCGGTCAACCTGCCCTATCTGCGCCAGGTGGCGCAAGCCGCCGATTCCCTGGGTTATTACGGCGTGCTGCTGCCCACCGGCCGCAGCTGCGAGGACAGTTGGGTCACGGCGGCGGCGCTGGCCTCGCAGACCGAAAAGCTGCGCTTTCTGGTCGCGGTGCGGCCGGGGCTGCAATCGCCGACGCTGGCCGCGCGCATGACCGCGACGCTGGACCGGCTGTCGGGCGGGCGGCTGCTGATCAACGTGGTCACCGGCGGCGATCCGGTCGAGAACGCCGGCGACGGTATCCACCTGAACCATGCCGAGCGTTACGAGGTGACCGAGGAATTCCTGAACGTCTACAAGGCCCTGCTGGCCGGCGAAACCGTGAACCACCACGGCAGGCACCTGAAGATCGAAGACGGCAAGCTGCTGTTCCCGCCGCTGCAGGAAAACGGCCCGCCGCTGTATTTCGGCGGCTCGTCGGAAGCGGCGAGCAAGGTGGCGTCGCGGCAGATCGACAAATACCTGACCTGGGGCGAGCCGCCGGCCCAGGTGCGCGACAAGATCGAATCCGTGCGCCGGCTGGCCGCGACCGAGGGCCGCGAGGTCAGCTTCGGCATCCGGCTGCATGTCATCGTGCGCGACACCAATGCCGAGGCCTGGCAGGCCGCCGAACAGCTGATCAGCCGGCTGGACGACGCCACCATAGCCAAGGCGCAGGAGACCTTCGCACGGATGGATTCGGTCGGGCAGGCGCGCATGGCGGCGCTGCATGGCGGGCGCCGCGACAAGCTGGAGATCAGCCCGAACCTCTGGGCCGGCGTCGGTCTGGTGCGGGGCGGGGCCGGCACGGCACTGGTCGGCGATGCCGAAACCGTGGCCGAGCGCATCGACGAATACCGGCGCATCGGCATCGATACCTTCATCCTCTCGGGCTATCCGCATCTGGAGGAAGCCTACAGCTTCGGCGAACGCGTCCTGCCCCTGCTGCCGCTGGACCACCCGCTGCCGCAGGCCAGCCTTGCGGCCAACATGGGCCCCTTCGGCGAGACGATCGGCAACGACCATCGCCCGGCCCCGCCCGCGCCACGTCTTGCCGTAGCCGGAGGCTGA
- a CDS encoding FAD/NAD(P)-binding protein: MTAIQNPLRIVILGGGFTGASLAWQLARMRLPVRLTVVEPRPELGRGLAYSATDPAHRLNVPAHRMSIDPENRSDFADWLAENPDLPDPQATAPNGDLYVQRALFGRYVAERLAPHLASGAVRHIRARVSDVAHGANGDLLLLLSDDNRIHADLLVLASGHPAPALPRPLAGLAGSSLLVADPGDAEALAAVPQQARVLILGAGLSAADAVATLDRQGHAGQITCLSRRGLQARGQGAAEHDSQADFTAPPARRVSDLLRRVRHAIVDDQARGNGWHATFWRLRAQAPQIWAALDMTERRRFLRHLRVWWDVHRYRLAPQTEAVLARLTDQSRLEFVAGHLLDAARRGGGVDVRWRPRGRSQPQQAHFDRIIVTTGPAQDRCIDANPALGALARLGLIVPCPLGLGLATTEICRALDAQGRASNRILIAGPLARGHLGELTGAPECASQTSQIAREIARHALLGPILHPAAARPAVAAGHRPPLS, translated from the coding sequence ATGACCGCGATCCAGAACCCCCTGCGCATCGTCATTCTGGGCGGCGGCTTCACCGGCGCCTCGCTGGCATGGCAGCTGGCGCGGATGCGGCTGCCGGTGCGCCTGACCGTGGTCGAGCCGCGGCCGGAACTGGGCCGCGGGCTGGCCTATTCCGCCACCGACCCGGCGCACCGGCTGAACGTGCCGGCGCATCGCATGTCGATTGACCCCGAGAACCGCAGCGATTTCGCGGACTGGCTGGCAGAGAATCCGGACCTGCCGGACCCGCAGGCGACGGCGCCGAATGGCGATCTCTATGTCCAGCGCGCGCTGTTCGGCCGCTATGTCGCCGAGCGGCTGGCGCCGCACCTGGCCTCGGGCGCGGTGCGCCATATCCGGGCGCGGGTCAGCGATGTGGCGCATGGCGCGAACGGCGATCTTTTGCTGCTGCTTTCCGACGACAACCGCATCCACGCCGACCTGCTGGTGCTGGCCAGCGGCCATCCCGCCCCTGCCCTGCCCCGGCCCCTGGCCGGACTGGCCGGCAGCAGCCTGCTGGTCGCCGATCCGGGCGATGCCGAGGCGCTGGCCGCCGTGCCGCAGCAGGCGCGGGTGCTCATCCTGGGCGCCGGGCTCAGCGCCGCCGACGCCGTCGCCACGCTGGACCGCCAGGGCCATGCCGGGCAGATCACCTGCCTGTCGCGGCGCGGGCTGCAAGCCCGTGGCCAGGGCGCGGCCGAGCATGACAGCCAGGCCGATTTCACCGCCCCGCCCGCGCGGCGCGTCTCGGACCTGCTGCGCCGGGTGCGCCATGCCATCGTCGACGATCAAGCGCGCGGCAACGGCTGGCACGCCACCTTCTGGCGGCTGCGGGCACAGGCCCCGCAGATCTGGGCGGCGCTGGACATGACCGAGCGGCGGCGCTTCCTGCGCCACCTGCGCGTCTGGTGGGACGTGCACCGCTATCGCCTTGCCCCGCAGACCGAGGCCGTGCTGGCCCGGCTGACCGATCAGAGCCGGCTGGAATTCGTCGCCGGGCATCTTCTGGACGCGGCGAGGCGCGGCGGCGGCGTGGATGTCCGCTGGCGTCCGCGCGGCCGGTCCCAGCCGCAGCAGGCGCATTTCGACCGCATCATCGTCACCACCGGCCCCGCGCAGGACCGATGTATCGACGCCAACCCGGCGCTTGGCGCATTGGCGCGGCTGGGGCTGATCGTGCCCTGTCCGCTGGGCCTGGGCCTTGCCACCACAGAGATCTGCCGGGCGCTGGATGCGCAGGGACGCGCCAGCAACCGCATCCTCATCGCCGGCCCGCTGGCCCGGGGCCATCTGGGAGAGCTGACCGGGGCACCGGAATGCGCCTCCCAGACCAGCCAGATCGCGCGCGAGATCGCCCGCCATGCCCTGCTGGGCCCCATCCTGCACCCGGCGGCGGCACGACCCGCCGTCGCCGCCGGCCACAGGCCGCCTCTGTCCTGA
- a CDS encoding NAD(P)H-dependent oxidoreductase, with translation MTALTITGFAGSFSAPSRSRALVQAAVDLAADRFGAVGHVFDLADLGPSLGHARHISDLDPEALSHLTELIHADALVIASPVHKGSYAGLFKHVLDLLDPPMLAGKPVLLAATGGGDRHALVIEHQLRPLMAFFEAQTLATGVYVADREFTGGKLADDAAHTRLGRAVDQFAPFLSPYTVPQPSAAPPPVLQAF, from the coding sequence ATGACCGCCCTGACCATCACCGGCTTTGCCGGCAGCTTTTCCGCCCCCTCGCGCAGCCGCGCCCTGGTCCAGGCCGCCGTGGATCTGGCCGCCGACCGCTTCGGCGCCGTCGGCCATGTCTTCGATCTTGCCGATCTGGGCCCGTCTCTGGGCCATGCTCGCCACATCAGCGACCTCGACCCAGAGGCGCTGTCGCATCTCACCGAGCTGATCCATGCCGATGCGCTGGTGATCGCAAGCCCGGTCCACAAGGGCAGCTATGCCGGGCTGTTCAAGCATGTCCTCGACCTGCTGGATCCCCCCATGCTGGCCGGCAAGCCGGTGCTTCTGGCCGCGACCGGCGGCGGCGACCGCCATGCGCTGGTGATCGAACACCAGCTGCGGCCGCTGATGGCCTTTTTCGAGGCGCAGACCCTGGCCACCGGAGTCTATGTCGCCGACCGCGAATTCACCGGCGGCAAGCTGGCCGACGATGCCGCCCATACCCGGCTGGGCCGGGCGGTGGACCAGTTCGCCCCCTTCCTGTCGCCCTATACCGTCCCCCAGCCCTCCGCCGCGCCCCCGCCGGTGCTGCAGGCCTTCTGA
- a CDS encoding DUF6525 family protein, whose product MRGNLATSLRRRRRPCPIAQYDRLPPELRRWLAQAALPWSPVSALRLWQKLMAETAGNAEAACRRLDLIEARMLMRDAPRIWAD is encoded by the coding sequence ATGCGCGGCAACCTTGCCACCTCGCTGCGCCGCCGCCGCCGGCCCTGTCCGATCGCGCAATACGACCGCCTGCCGCCCGAGTTGCGCCGTTGGCTGGCGCAGGCGGCACTGCCCTGGAGCCCGGTTTCGGCGCTGCGCCTGTGGCAGAAGCTGATGGCCGAGACCGCGGGCAATGCCGAGGCCGCCTGCCGACGCCTCGACCTGATCGAGGCGCGGATGCTGATGCGCGATGCGCCGCGGATCTGGGCTGACTAG
- a CDS encoding DUF1826 domain-containing protein, translating into MTETVSATPQGASPDQAEAREILESDSGLVLQQVAQPGVGAAIWRRSLSSGFAEWIEGIPLDQMPALRALVDFRAVENCIHAACDLSGLPAGTMRDLLASDIGALALMLAQIMRNPLMHLRFEAVTTDACRKFHVDQMPARLLCTYRGPGTQFGLQDESGQVVPAGEMRAGEAAILRGGLWPGEEVTTLLHRSPPIAGTGGVRLFLALDPAAEPAAEARRLH; encoded by the coding sequence ATGACCGAAACCGTTTCCGCAACTCCGCAAGGAGCATCCCCCGATCAAGCCGAGGCGCGGGAAATCCTCGAATCCGACAGCGGGCTGGTTCTGCAGCAGGTTGCCCAGCCGGGGGTCGGCGCGGCGATCTGGCGGCGCAGCCTCTCGTCCGGTTTTGCCGAATGGATCGAGGGCATCCCGCTTGACCAGATGCCGGCGCTGCGCGCCCTGGTGGATTTCCGCGCGGTCGAGAACTGCATCCATGCCGCCTGCGACCTGTCCGGGCTGCCCGCCGGGACGATGCGCGACCTGCTGGCCAGCGACATCGGGGCGCTGGCGCTGATGCTGGCGCAGATCATGCGCAATCCGCTGATGCATCTCCGCTTCGAAGCCGTGACGACGGATGCCTGCCGGAAATTCCATGTCGACCAGATGCCCGCGCGGCTGCTTTGCACCTATCGGGGGCCGGGAACGCAGTTCGGGTTGCAGGACGAAAGCGGCCAGGTCGTGCCGGCCGGCGAGATGCGCGCGGGCGAGGCCGCGATCCTGCGCGGCGGGCTGTGGCCCGGCGAGGAGGTCACGACGCTGCTGCACCGTTCCCCGCCCATCGCCGGAACCGGCGGGGTGCGGCTGTTCCTGGCCCTCGACCCCGCCGCGGAACCCGCAGCCGAGGCGCGGAGGCTGCACTGA